From one Lycium barbarum isolate Lr01 chromosome 6, ASM1917538v2, whole genome shotgun sequence genomic stretch:
- the LOC132598422 gene encoding uncharacterized protein LOC132598422 has product MEVEKRSSKGGFLQLFDWNIKSRKKLFSNKSELPENSKQGKENANGSANLRLQQAHEYGPGSNSTHNYDFYSASSVAEDGSYGQKAPSVVARLMGLDSLPTSKESDPYFNSSFDCRSFRDSPYLSFVADFQNEHHVIVDGNMRNKLDGFKKNPVEMRLQKVQSLPIERFQSEVLPPKSAKPVSVTHHRLLSPIKSPGFIPPKNAAYIIEAAAKIYEQSPRPATREKVQSSGSSSVPLRIRDLRDRMEAAQRQSRIYEASHRPKEQNSVKNVRRQPRERGQVQSDNTCQFRASEVSRRDVSQNKGKEKSVSLAVQAKTNVQKREGKANKNPLSQKEQNESKSGRKRLVKVGERRNSLNRPSDVLRQNNQKQNSASNKDGESSKTSAPCHKEKKVSSTGNTSRPSKTVSKIVVNTTTATGTASIVGNGVGKDLSSSRDSRLRSSTGKKQPVNGDVGSDRCAADNMMKSKDERSIKCNLTIEGCSNWDTADRKKGSDVVSFTFTSPIKKSTHGPTSSNHILEKNNALSLFPGSYDDQSDSRTSTISSLGSNAVGGDDLGMLLEQKLKELTSKVGPSCEDLTKTGTASRSANTFEDSLSIVTHGKRLQVDLLHENADDYGHSSVDDLRPTATQMWQGPKKVEKPRTASSFTCEKEFSLPCSSPASSLEPSISGGSCNSLDSYRSLTTDGSKYHPSDGSQEMTNWKTCMRINLVDGDAELLDSASSVSLADAGGKDSTTASISTNFDESPYWEFRYIRDIIRSSDLVLEDFMLGEAQSIIALDLFDHLENQKTRTNKNVDEQLKIRRRVLFDSVVECLEFRCKQSCGGSFEAWAKWTTLVQRKEWLAEEVYREIAGWTSMEELMVDEVVDKDMSTQHGKWTDFSFEAFEEGVDIEKGILSSLMDELIHDLM; this is encoded by the exons ATGGAGGTTGAAAAGAGAAGTTCAAAAGGAGGCTTTCTTCAGCTATTTGATTGGAATATCAAATCTCGGAAGAAGCTTTTCTCTAACAAGTCTGAACTGCCTG AAAACTCTAAGCAAGGAAAAGAAAATGCCAATGGATCAGCAAATTTAAGACTTCAgcag GCTCATGAGTATGGTCCTGGTTCGAACTCCACACACAACTATGATTTCTATAGTGCTTCATCAGTAGCCGAGGATGGAAGTTATGGTCAAAAAGCACCTTCGGTTGTTGCACGTCTTATGGGATTGGATTCTTTGccaacttcaaaagagtctgatCCCTATTTTAACTCATCCTTTGATTGTCGCTCGTTCAGAGATTCTCCATATCTAAGCTTTGTAGCTGATTTCCAGAATGAACATCATGTTATAGTCGATGGTAACATGCGAAATAAATTGGATGGATTTAAGAAAAACCCTGTTGAAATGAGGCTGCAGAAGGTGCAGAGCCTTCCCATCGAAAGGTTTCAAAGTGAGGTATTGCCTCCAAAATCAGCTAAACCTGTTTCAGTTACTCACCACAGATTGTTATCTCCTATCAAGAGTCCTGGGTTCATCCCTCCTAAGAATGCAGCTTACATAATAGAGGCAGCTGCCAAAATATATGAGCAGAGTCCTCGACCCGCGACCAGAGAGAAGGTGCAATCTTCTGGGTCTTCCTCTGTCCCTTTGAGAATACGGGACTTGAGAGATAGAATGGAGGCTGCTCAGAGACAGTCCAGGATTTATGAAGCATCACACAGGCCAAAGGAACAAAATTCTGTTAAAAATGTCAGAAGACAACCCAGAGAAAGAGGTCAGGTTCAATCAGATAACACGTGTCAATTCAGGGCTTCTGAGGTATCAAGAAGAGATGTCTCCCAAAATAAGGGGAAGGAGAAGTCGGTTTCACTAGCAGTTCAGGCAAAGACCAATGTTCAGAAAAGAGAGGGGAAAGCTAATAAGAACCCATTGAGCCAGAAAGAACAGAATGAGTCTAAATCTGGTAGGAAGCGGCTTGTAAAAGTTGGGGAAAGGAGAAATTCGCTCAACAGGCCCTCTGATGTGCTCAGGCAGAACAACCAGAAGCAGAACTCTGCATCTAATAAAGACGGGGAGAGTTCGAAAACTTCAGCTCCCTGCCACAAAGAGAAAAAAGTATCATCCACTGGTAACACGTCTAGACCAAGCAAGACTGTAAGTAAAATTGTTGTAAATACCACAACTGCTACCGGAACTGCAAGTATTGTAGGAAATGGCGTTGGAAAGGACCTTTCATCCTCTAGGGACTCCAGACTGAGGTCCTCTACTGGAAAGAAACAGCCAGTCAATGGAGATGTTGGCTCTGATAGATGTGCTGCTGATAATATGATGAAGAGTAAAGATGAGAGGTCTATAAAATGTAATTTAACTATTGAAGGATGCTCCAATTGGGATACAGCTGACAGGAAAAAAGGGAGTGATGTCGTGTCATTTACTTTCACCTCACCCATCAAAAAATCAACGCATGGCCCCACTTCATCAAATCATATTTTGGAAAAGAATAATGCCTTGTCTCTATTTCCAGGTTCTTATGATGATCAGTCTGATTCAAGAACATCAACGATATCTTCTTTAGGTTCGAATGCCGTTGGTGGTGATGATTTAGGTATGCTCTTAGAACAAAAGCTTAAAGAATTAACTTCTAAGGTTGGACCATCTTGTGAAGATCTCACCAAAACAGGGACTGCCTCTCGTTCTGCCAATACTTTTGAAGATAGTTTGTCCATAGTAACACATGGGAAGAGGCTTCAAGTTGATTTGCTTCATGAAAATGCAGATGACTATGGTCACTCTTCTGTTGATGACCTCCGGCCTACTGCAACCCAGATGTGGCAG GGTCCAAAAAAGGTAGAAAAGCCTAGAACTGCCAGCAGCTTTACGTGTGAAAAAGAGTTTAGTCTCCCCTGCTCTAGCCCGGCCTCAAGTTTGGAACCTTCTATCTCAGGAGGCAGCTGCAACTCCTTGGATAGCTACAGAAGTTTAACTACTGATG GGAGCAAGTATCATCCTTCTGATGGATCTCAGGAAATGACGAATTGGAAGACCTGCATGAGGATCAATTTGGTGGATGGTGATGCAGAGTTATTGGACTCAGCCTCTTCAGTTTCTCTTGCTGACGCAGGTGGAAAGGATTCAACTACTGCATCGATTTCCACAAACTTCGATGAATCACCTTACTGGGAGTTTAGATATATTAGAGATATAATTAGAAGTTCGGACTTGGTGCTGGAAGATTTTATGCTGGGTGAGGCTCAGAGTATTATTGCTCTTGATCTCTTTGACCATTTGGAGAATCAGAAGACTCGAACTAATAAAAATGTAGATGAGCAGTTGAAGATTAGGAGAAGAGTATTGTTTGATTCGGTGGTTGAATGCCTGGAATTCAGATGTAAACAGAGTTGTGGTGGAAGCTTTGAAGCTTGGGCAAAGTGGACAACATTGGTACAAAGGAAGGAGTGGTTGGCAGAAGAAGTGTACAGAGAGATTGCTGGCTGGACAAGCATGGAAGAGTTGATGGTGGACGAGGTTGTTGACAAGGACATGAGCACACAACACGGGAAGTGGACCGATTTTAGCTTTGAAGCCTTCGAAGAGGGCGTAGACATTGAGAAGGGGATCCTTTCATCTTTGATGGATGAACTGATCCATGACCTAATGTGA